TTGGAGGACTTGTTGGACCGACGCCTCCCATCTCCTCGGAATGAAGTGGCGGAGCAACTAGTCGTTGTTGCAAAGCTAGCATTTGCATGTTTGAATGCCAGCCCGCGGTCTCGACCAACCATGCAGCAAGTTACTAGGAAGCTATCATTTCCGGTCCGGTGATCACATCTCAGCAAAATCAGTTCCACATGGTTACTATTGGCCATGCTCCTTGATACCCACTGCTAGAGTTCACGAGTATTTGACTCTTCTACATGGGAATGTGGTAGTGTCCTTGTTCTGCATTTTCTACGTTACTACTACGTATCAGATCCTCAATTTCTCCTCATTTATGGTGTGTTTTAAGCTCTTTTGTACTCTTTATTCACGTTATAGGACTCGCAGAGTACAATGTTTGTGTAAAATAATAAAGTCGATCGATCGAATAACGATAACTACATGATCGAATCGAATTTGTAGTGCAATCCCACAATTATATTGACCTTAAAATTTTCACAATGGTATGTACCGATCAATTAGTGTTCGTTGGATGGattgtatctttttttttttttacaataaaatatttttgtggttGAGCTTTACACAAAAACGTTTTAGGTTAAAGCTTCGAGCTCGAGATGAAACCTGTTTCGACTTTCGACTCATTAACATTATGTTGTGTTTTGGATTGTACTATTAATTCTTGCTCTTGTAAATGTAGCACTTAAGGATATTTTAAAAGATGTTTTCTCGTTCACGCTTATTCACCTGTTCACAGATAAGATGTGCATTATGTGAATTGGGGAGGGGTTGCCGAAGGATCAAATCATTTTTACCCAAATTCTCTTTACCTTCGACTTTCGACCCAATAACATTTTGCTGTGTTTTGGATCATACTATTAATTCTTGCTCTCGTAAATTTAGCACTTAAAGATATTTTAAAAGATGCTTTCTCGTTCATGCTTGTACACCCGTTCACAGATGTGATGCACATTATGTGACTTGGGGAGGGGTCGCCCAAGGATCAAATCCTTTGTAACCAAATTCTCTTTATCAGTACATTTTCGGCCATTGAATCgcataaaattttttaaaatctaacgACCCAAAATATCTCCGTCTAGAGGATCTCCGGtaagcaaagaaaagaaacgaaagTCTTCGTAGTTGGACGTTCTTGAAACACCGACAACTCCGCACAGTACAGTTACGAACCGACGACAGCCTGTGGTAAACAAAATTGGGTAAATTACACTTAATCCTCCTTAACTAACGTTCATTAGCActttaccccctctaactataaAACtcaacacttaaccccctctaactatgtaAATCCCAAATGCTTTAGACGTCATTAACAGAAAACGTTAAATTCCCATTTTGCCCTCTCAGAATAGGACACTATTGTCCAAAGCTCCATTTTTTTCTATCCCACCGCCATCACCAAACCCAAACCACCTTCTCGGACACCATTGACGTCACTCGGTGAGAAGATGAACAACTAACACCCAATTACAAGTCCAATTGAAATACCCACTCCAAATTCGAAAAAACCTATCACAGTACTCACAAAACCCATCACTTATTTTCTCTCAAATCAAGAATTCAACAAGACGAGCGTGATGGAATGAAAAAAGAACCCTTATTAACCGGTTATTGCTCTTTACAAATCTGCGCCATTAACTGGAACCAAAATAGAGTCCCAATTAACAGaaacaccaccgccaccacaatcGGGCCGCCAACGGCACCCCCTTACCCAAACCCATCTTCGATGCTCAAACTCCACAGACGAAAACTGCCTCTTCACCGCCGAGCTCAAATCCGTTGCCGCCGTTTTCCACCGCTGCCCTAACTGCAACTTTCTCGTCTTCGGCAAACCCACGAAACCCTCCTCTGGAACACCATCAACACCATGGCCGCTCCGTCTTCATCGACGAGAATGCTTACCTTATCTTCAAGCTCAAACAAACCCACCTCGAAATCGAGGCCCACAACATCGACGAGTCCTCCACTGCCGCTGTCGCGTCCACTTAGACCAACGGAAAATGATGTTGTCGAAGCCCTATTGGAGAAATAGAAGACGATGAGGAGAGATAAGACGAGATCAAAGAAGAAGAGAGCACAGAGTTGAGCAGAGAGGAGATCTCTCTGCCACCATCGGATGCGAGctctgaaaccctagaaacttTAATGAAGGCCGACGGTAGATTTGACCCTATTTGCTTTCTCTGCCGCCGTCGCGTCCTGTGGTGGTCATAGAGAGAACAAaagcaacagagagagagagagagagagagagagagagagagagagagagagagagagagagagagttttacaGAGAGAGGtgagaaaaggaagagaggaaTTGGGTGAGGTTCCTGTGCTcaactgttttgttttgtataaatgaaagagagacagagacgtTGGGGGGAAAGGTAGATAAAGGGCATATTTGTCTTAAAATTGAACTAAAGATGACATGTGACTGGCACATGTTGCTTTCTATCCAAAGACATAACAGAGTCTAAACGGAAGGTCTACCTTTACCAGGTTTTGGTAGTTAAAGGTGGTTAAGTACCGAAAAAAATAGTTAGAGAGTGCATAGTGTAACCGGGTgatagttagagggggcaaaATATAATTTACCCAACAAAATTCCAGCCTGtgggtcctctctctctctctctctctctctctctctaaagaagTTAcgaagaaggaaaggaaaaggggaGAGGGGACGACGACTAGCCTTCGAAATTACGAAAGCTTTTCGTCAACCCTATCCCTCTCTCTGTCCTCTTCCTCTTTAACCCTCATTAATATACCATACGTATACGCCTACATAATCCAGATCCAGATTATAATAATAACAATCCCAATTGCTTTCACATAAGATAAATCCTTCATTCTTGTCGGGTTTAGATCTAGATCCCTTTCTCCAAAAGCCTTGCTTGTTGCGCCTATTCAAGTTTTACGTACGATTCACGTATCCAGTTCCGGTACGAATTCAAGGATCTGAGCAGCCATGTCGTACGCCTACCTCTTCAAGTACATCATCATAGGAGACACCGGTAAAAACTTTCTTTCAATTTCCGTTCATTCTTTTGTCCGTGTATATGTAGATGAGCATGTGTGTTGCGTACGTTGATCAGGATCCTGTAGTTTTATGAATTGGGGCATCTGATGTATTGTGCATGATCtacaccataatttttttttttttgataagtatgatCTACTCCGTATTTACGCgtgttaattttgtttttttgatgaCCGGATATCCGGGCCAGTCAGGGGCCTGAAGTTAACCACCGGGCATTCCTCTGGCTTTGTTATGActacttggccaaacccctCGGTGTTTTTATGTGCGTTGATTGTTGCTGTGGATGTGGAATTTCAAGAGAACCGATGTGCCTtttgccaattttctttttttcttgttgaagACCTGGcatttgaattgatttttagtGCCAGGAATTGATTTTTGGCAAGGTGTAGATTTTGGAAGTGCCGAATGTCGGTTTCAGTTAGATTGTATGGAGTCCGTTTAATTCATTGTCATGTCTCTGCAGATGATCAGCGTATGCATATGCATGTAAGTCATAACATGTATCGCTGTTTTCCTAAACCCGGGGAAAGCTTTAACCTATTTGAATAGAGCAGTCAGGACTGGAAGTAGGGGTAAAACAAATTTTTTGCTGAAGGAGCATTCATTTGAATGGACTCATGGAGTGTTGGGCAAACTTGTGGCATAAGGATTTTTAATTTATACAAGTCAATACAGAAATTTCCCATTGACGGtagtaaatacttattttacggAGTTACTATAATATTCTGATAGATTGTAGAGAACTTGTATGAGTTGAAGTAGTTTTTTCACATGGATTGATTAGTTTGGTGTAGATGCAATCAGATTACCATAGGGTGCTCAACGCCTTTGCGGCCTGGTCGAGCAAGTTAATGGCTCCCCCAAGATAGTGGGGTAGGAGGCTACATTGCTTATATGAATGGAATGTAAAGGCCATAGGTGGAAGCAAAGCTTCTTGTCTAAGCTGAGACAAAGAAAAACATGAGATTTTACTCAAGTTGAGGGTATAAAAATTGAGGATTTGAGGATTTTGGTGAGGGATGAGGGTATGAAGGAGACTtgtgccttgtttggatgagtttttgaaaatttttgagtttggtttttaggtaatgagtggagagagaaaatatggtaatgattggagagagatagagagagaaatgagaataatgattggagaggagagagaaatgattgaaagtaggggtaatgagtatttttgagttgaattttttttttcaagtttgaatccaaacaaggcattggACATCCTACTATGACATACCGTTAATGCAAATATTTGGAAAGCTTAGGAAGAGATAAGCATGGTATGCTTGGTGAAGTTCTTTTAGACCCAAATTGACGTGGGATGTTGTGAAAAAAGGGTAGAATTTCTAGATGTAACTCAATACATAGTTCGTAATCAAGCAGAATGAGATAACAAAATCCGTGTAGCTGACTCCAGATAATTGTGACACCAAGCTTGGTTTTGTCAGATGGAAAGCAAAGCTTCTTGTCCTCGATGAAGTGGGGTCACTTATAAGTCTTCTAACTGTTTACATTATCATatgcctttcttcttctttcgtatggaattgtacgaACAAAATTTGTTACTCCCCCAGCCCTGCCTGCCACCCCATGGAGGTGTAGTGAGGGAAGGTGgagtttttgaacttgaaatcaAATAGTGCCTAGTGTGCCATATCACATTTGAGTCATGACATGTTTTGGATTGTATGGATCTTTGTGTTCAGAGTTGGGATTTATCTATTTGTTTTAGTCACCACTTGTGAACGCAATATTGCAACTCATGCAAGTTTGATGCCTTCCATACAGGAGTTGGAAAATCATGTCTTCTTCTCCAGTTTACGGACAAGAGGTTTCAACCAGTTCATGACCTAACCATTGGTGTTGAATTTGGGGCCAGAATGGTCACAATCGATAGCAAGCCAATAAAGCTACAGATCTGGGACACGGTTTCTTGCTTATGAATTACTTTTTTTAGCTTTTATTGCCCTCTAAGTTCCCTAGTTTGAGTTTCTTCCATAGCTGCTTGGTGTAAATAATGAGAATATCTTCTCTGCAAGCACatgccaacaaaaaaaaaagtgaatacCCTGCGCTGCAAGGAACCATAATTTTGTTATTGAGGTttcatctttctattttttctccCCTTCGACATGATTTCAATGGAAAGCTCCTGCACGTTTACCTTCaacaaatgatttatttttaaacaaagcatCATCCTTGCTTTCAGGCGGGTCAAGAATCATTCAGATCTATTACAAGATCATACTACAGAGGGGCAGCTGGAGCACTGCTTGTTTATGACATCACTAGGTAACATTATTTCATTTGAATCTTCCCAAGTTACATACGAAAAATGCCTCTGATATGTTTGAAGATTCGCTGTTAATATGTGTGAAACCGGGGTCCAAGTTTTGGGCATTGCATGGTTATATGCATCTGCATTTATAGTTGTTCCTTGCGATTGTATTTTGTGAGACAAGGGAAGTGATCTTCTGGATACTATTCTTGCTGGACCTATATCTTTGGAAAGTTTTGTTAGGATATTCATTCGCAAGGCATTCGTGTTTTTGCTATTATTGTAAACATTAGTGCCTCACATGAAGATTATACCCTTTTCTGAAATACCGAGTCAGGGACTCAGGATACTCTATCCTTTCTGatgttcaagaaaaagaacTGGTTTAATGCTATTTCTATCTGATAATGTTTGTATGATTAATATGTCGTAAAAActgtcaaaacttttttttttttgatcggaaaAAACAATGTCAAAACTGACCCTGCTTCAAGATGCAGAACCCCAGAGCTTGAAACTCTTCCCTTGTTTTTGGCCCTGCAAAACTTGTCTGGCACATTATTGTCAATTCCTGGAACACGTGGATGATATTTTTAtcattgtttctttctttcctatACTATTTATGTTTGTCTGTCTTAATCGGATTGAAATACTAAGTCCAGTCCCTAGAGTGTGAAACTGAAAGCTTTAACTGATGGATAATCTCCGCTGTGTGGGACTTGGATATCCCATTGGTAGTATTACCTTTTGATTATGGAGTCTGGGCCTATCGACATGATAGGCCCAAATCCCTTGCAAAGTTCAGCAAATCTCTTAACTCCACTTAATCTTTCACCAAGAAGTCCGAGCAGAAATGTTTTTGTTTCAGTTATGTTTATACATCCTTTATGCCAAATACAGCCAGAACAGGGTCCTGAGTTAACGGAAATTTCGCAGAGTGATAGAAGTATGAGCAAATACTATGTGTTTGGATGATTATAGAGGGAGGACGCTGAACACGATCTGGAGCTATACAGAGGAGATCCTAGACTTCCCAGTTATCAATTATCTGTTGAAGTGCCTTCTTTGTATGATGATTTTTCTTGTCAAGAAAAAATGCAGAATATGCACATACTTGTACATGGTAGTCAAATTCATTTTGATCCAACTTCCAAGATTGATTGCATGGACTGAACTTTGCAGCCATTGCAGCATTACTATTCTTCTTACCCTGGTAGAGTGTGATCTCAATTGCTTTGCTATTCAGGAGGGAAACTTTCAATCACCTTGCGAGCTGGTTGGAAGATGCAAGGCAGCATGCCAATGCAAACATGACTATCATGCTCATTGGAAACAAGTGTGATCTTGCTCATAGAAGGGCTGTAAGCACGGAGGAAGGCGAGCAGTTCGCGAAGGAAAATGGCTTGATCTTCATGGAGGCTTCGGCAAAAACTGCTCAGAATGTTGAGGAGGTGATGaatcttccttcttttttaaagGACGTTTCCTTGCACGAACAGGGTTTAAACCTGTTCTAAAATGATCCTTGGTTTCCAGTCATATTCCTCTTGTTGTGGTTCTGACGGAGAAGCTTTATACAGGCATTTATAAGCACAGCCTCGACAATCTATAAGAAGATTCAGGATGGAGTGTTTGATGTATCAAacgaggttctctctctctctctctctctctctctctctctctctctctctctctctctctctctctctctctcgtgttttGTTCATTCCTGGTGGAAGAATCTAGTGCTTATCTTTTCGTAAAATCTGCTTGGAATTATTTTCATAATGTTATTTGCCCACTTGAATACAACATGGGGTGGGGAAAAAATGTTATGTGGCATGTAAATGGTTTTAAACAATTAGTTGTCTGAGATGCAATCATTTTTCTCTGGGATGACCTGAAACTTACATGCATGTTCACGAGACGCGTTCTACCATGATAGAGATTAGCGTGGGATTAGGTTGATTAGGTTTAGGTTTTCGCAGATggaatatatatattgtttgcCTTTGGCTTTCGTCCCGTTGTTATCTACatgtcaaaattttgttttgccaTTGTGAAAATTAAGCAATGCTAATTGTTTATAAATGGGAAAATTCTGAGTGCTGacgaagttttttttatttggcaGTCTTATGGAATAAAAGTCGGATACGGTGGCATTCCAGGGCCATCAGGAGGTAGAGATGCTTCTGCTTCTCAAGGAGGAGGCTGCTGCGGTTGAAAATCAAGCTTCTCAGAAATGACTCACATTCCTTTGTTTGTTCACTTGTGCCTTTATAGGATTTGATGTTGTTTTACCCGTGGAACGTGTCACCTGTCTATTAATGCTATCtctaatttgtgaaaaatatCGACAATAATAACCTGAATTCTAGTAAATATCGGATGTGTTTATAcctggattttttttccaattgcgTAAATTTTGTCAGCTAGTGATGAAGTTTTTCTTTCCCAGAAAATGGATAAGAGATTCATATGGTCGTCTTTACTTGGAATTCATACAGTTGATCCTCCGACCCGTCTTACAGAAACCTTCTGCCATTGTGGTATAATGGTTTGTTTGAAACTCGACCTTTGGTTTGAGCTCTATCTTTCTTGATGTTATGGGTCTAAAACTTCACCGGTTTGGTACGAAATAGTTTAAGCTTTCTATTTGCAAAACCAACAAACATAGACATGGATATGGAATTGAAACTTTTGACACAAGTTGAGAACTGAAAGCAGCCTCGTGAATAACCTTTATTTGGAGACAACTAGACTAGctttcattatgatcattggaAGAGCGTCACAGGATCTTCCAGTGGGGAAAAGTAATTATAGTTTTTGTGGAAATTGGATGTACAAATGTAGTATTCTGGATGGAGGACAAAACAAGGCAGCCAATTTTGTGAGCGCTCGTTACTAATGTTCACTGTATCAAAATGTCCTACGTAAGTTGGTAGGAAATCGAAATCACAGTTAAAGGCGTTTAatatttaaaatgaaaatttctttttaaggtCTCGTtccgttaaggttcttattttttaaaaacttatttcTCGCTTACGGGACTGTTGATTATCTCACAATACaccacttttaattcaaaatttaagtatttatttttacttatttcAAATGAgtagtccttattttagttagtagaaCACACCTTgatcctttttgtttttccattttaatTAAGGACTGATCTCTCGTCCAGTCTTCCTACCCTCTAGAACCGTCCAGTTTGGGCCATTTGTGGGGCCCTTCTCGGGCTCAAAACacttatttgaaccgttcatttttttacaACTTACCGAGTCGACATTCTATCACGTCGAAAATCACAATGCCATTTGATATGATTTGATCTCGTAATGCATTAAGCTTGCAAAATAAAGGGTGCAACATTGTATTGTAACTCATTCGACACAATTATCGGAAGCTTAATGCATGTcggaaatcatatcaaatgttATTTGATCAACGTCATTTTTGATGCAGTCGATGTCCAGACGAACCCGAAAGAGCGAACGGTTCTAATCATCGTAGTGGGCCCagtaaaaacccaaaaatggtccaaattgGACTGAACTGATGGGTAGCAGGACTGCACGGGAGATCGGTCATTTATTAAGGCCTTCAATTTGATCACTTCATTGACATTTTGGAGGTCCCATATCATATTGTTTATAAGTTTCGGATAATTATGCTCTAATTTATAAGGTGTTACCCTCTGGGTGTTTTTTGAGGCTTTGTCCTATCAAGTATTTTTCATCTAATTGTTGGTTGaattttctttctctatctcccaattggatgttttttttatcaagtgttcttaaataaaatgttacttttgccgataaaaaaggaaaagataaaagTAACGGTCTTAAGCCGTCTGTCACAATTTCATTCACAAGCTTCCTGTGACGATAACAATCCCGTGAAAATCACATCGCTTGTAACCACCATTTCAGAGTCCCCACAGATCTCTCCTAAATCCTAATCATTAATCTCAGTAATCATTcccgaaaagaa
The sequence above is drawn from the Rhododendron vialii isolate Sample 1 chromosome 6a, ASM3025357v1 genome and encodes:
- the LOC131328549 gene encoding ras-related protein RABB1c encodes the protein MSYAYLFKYIIIGDTGVGKSCLLLQFTDKRFQPVHDLTIGVEFGARMVTIDSKPIKLQIWDTAGQESFRSITRSYYRGAAGALLVYDITRRETFNHLASWLEDARQHANANMTIMLIGNKCDLAHRRAVSTEEGEQFAKENGLIFMEASAKTAQNVEEAFISTASTIYKKIQDGVFDVSNESYGIKVGYGGIPGPSGGRDASASQGGGCCG